From Lepisosteus oculatus isolate fLepOcu1 chromosome 8, fLepOcu1.hap2, whole genome shotgun sequence, one genomic window encodes:
- the rlim gene encoding E3 ubiquitin-protein ligase RNF12-A codes for MENSDSAEQGGSEQSEAQRQRQRDRLNREEAFYQFVNNLSEEDYRLMRDNNLLGTPGEITEEELLSRLQQIKDGPEQQNANERSEESAGAEGSEEGSNGDTILDWLNSVRRTGNTTRSGHRGNQSWRAVSRTNPNSGDFRFSLEINVNRNITEQQARAEGEPLEGETEPVPGTAVVEQPMETVAAEVEEPAIIVHPEAEPPESPLLIRPPIEQLDLPDPQSPPVEEAVRRGQRRARSRSPEQRRTRARNERSRSPLNHDGVEGPRRARRSTSSQSPHHISEPQMEGSSRTRQHILSRQSTVEYDAQLDSASAEPVNAPQEVENPSDGGAGVETNSSSRRPPTIMLDLQVRRVRPGEYRQRDSIASRTRSRSQTSNNTFLYESERGGFRRTFSRSERAGVRTYVSTIRIPIRRISDAGLSEATSMALQTMIRQIMTGFGELSYFMDSDSDSDSNRGPSQSTEPTELHNTTNSTNTVNSSQESTEPRTAEERQDVASESASVPTVGREGRAGRSPISLEEPGSLPFLRLAHFFLLNDDDDDQPRGLTKEQIDNLSTRNFGENDALKTCSVCITEYAEGNKLRKLPCSHEYHVHCIDRWLSENSTCPICRRAVLVSTRESVV; via the exons ATGGAGAACTCGGACAGTGCGGAACAAGGAGGAAGCGAGCAGTCGGAAGCTCAACGTCAGCGGCAGAGAGACCGGCTCAACAGGGAAGAGGCTTTCTACCAGTTTGTGAACAACCTGAGTGAGGAGGACTACCGGCTGATGAGAGACAATAACCTGTTGGGAACCCCTG GTGAGATTACAGAAGAGGAGTTGCTGAGTCGCCTTCAGCAGATCAAAGATGGGCCAGAGCAGCAGAATGCTAATGAACGAAGTGAAGAGAGTGCTG GAGCAGAGGGGTCAGAGGAGGGTTCCAATGGAGATACTATTCTGGACTGGTTGAACTCGGTAAGACGGACAGGAAACACAACCCGGAGTGGCCACAGGGGTAATCAGTCATGGAGAGCAGTGAGCCGAACCAACCCAAATAGTGGTGACTTCCGTTTCAGCTTGGAAATCAATGTGAACCGCAACATTACAGAGCAGCAGGCCAGGGCAGAGGGGGAGCCGCTTGAGGGGGAAACGGAGCCAGTACCTGGGACTGCTGTAGTGGAACAGCCAATGGAAACGGTCGCAGCAGAAGTGGAGGAGCCTGCCATCATTGTCCATCCTGAAGCAGAACCTCCTGAGTCACCTCTGCTGATCAGGCCACCCATTGAGCAGCTTGATTTGCCAGATCCACAGAGCCCCCCTGTTGAGGAGGCAGTCCGGAGAGGTCAGCGAAGGGCCAGAAGCCGCAGTCCAGAGCAGCGGAGGACCAGAGCCCGGAACGAGAGGAGCCGCTCACCGTTGAACCACGACGGCGTGGAGGGCCCGCGGCGAGCCCGACGCAGCACATCCTCTCAGAGTCCCCATCACATTTCAGAACCTCAAATGGAAGGAAGCTCCAGAACTAGGCAGCACATTCTTTCGAGACAGAGCACTGTGGAGTATGATGCCCAGCTGGACAGTGCTTCAGCAGAGCCCGTTAATGCCCCCCAGGAAGTGGAGAACCCCTCGGATGGGGGGGCTGGTGTTGAAACAAACTCCTCCAGCAGAAGACCCCCGACCATCATGCTGGACCTTCAGGTGCGGAGGGTGCGGCCAGGGGAGTACCGCCAGAGAGACAGCATTGCAAGCCGGACCAGGTCTCGCTCCCAGACCTCTAACAACACTTTCTTATATGAGAGTGAACGAGGCGGGTTCCGTCGTACCTTCTCGAGATCGGAAAGAGCAGGGGTGCGGACGTATGTCAGCACAATCCGCATTCCCATCCGGCGGATATCTGATGCTGGACTTAGTGAGGCCACATCCATGGCCCTACAGACCATGATTCGGCAGATAATGACAGGGTTTGGCGAACTGAGTTATTTTATGGACAGTGACAGTGACTCGGACTCTAACCGGGGACCCAGCCAGTCCACGGAGCCCACAGAGCTACACAACACCACCAACTCTACCAACACCGTCAACTCCAGCCAGGAGAGCACGGAGCCACGGACCGCAGAGGAGCGTCAGGACGTTGCCAGCGAGAGTGCTTCAGTGCCGACAGTTGGTAGAGAAGGTCGTGCTGGCCGTAGCCCTATCAGCCTCGAGGAGCCCGGATCCCTGCCTTTTCTCCGACTGGCACACTTCTTCCTCCTCAATGACGACGATGATGATCAGCCAAGGGGACTCACCAAAGAACAAATTGACAACCTGTCGACCCGGAATTTTGGGGAGAATGACGCTCTGAAGACTTGCAGTGTTTGTATCACGGAGTACGCGGAAGGGAACAAGCTGCGCAAGCTCCCCTGCTCTCATGAATATCATGTCCACTGCATTGACCGTTGGCTTTCAGAAAACTCCACTTGTCCCATCTGCCGGAGGGCAGTCCTTGTTTCCACTCGCGAGAGTGTGGTCTAA